The Cervus canadensis isolate Bull #8, Minnesota chromosome 29, ASM1932006v1, whole genome shotgun sequence genome includes a window with the following:
- the FAM181B gene encoding protein FAM181B, protein MAVQAALLSTHPFVPFGFGGSPDGLGGAFGALDKGCCFEDEETGTPAGALLAGAESGEAREATRDLLSFIDSASSNIKLALDKPGKSKRKVNHRKYLQKQIKRCSGLMGAAPPGPPSPGAADTPAKRPLAGAAAGAQTVPVPAHGKAAPRREASQAAAAASLQSRSLAALFDSLRHVPGGADPAGAAEAAPAAGLVGGDAAGSAGGPAVPGARKVPLRARNLPPSFFTEPSRPGGGGGGCGPSVPGVSLGDLEKGSEAAEFFELLGPDYGAGTEAGALLGAEPLDVFPAGAAVLRGPPELEPGLFEPQPAMVGSLLYPEPWSAPGGPATKKPPLPAPRGGLTLNEPLRSVYPAAADSPGGDDGPGLLASFAPFFSDCALPPAPPPPPQQVSYDYSAGYSRTAFAGLWRPDGAWEGAPGEEGAPRD, encoded by the coding sequence ATGGCAGTCCAGGCGGCGCTCCTCAGCACGCACCCCTTCGTCCCCTTCGGCTTCGGGGGCTCCCCGGACGGGCTGGGAGGCGCCTTCGGAGCCCTGGACAAGGGCTGCTGTTTCGAGGATGAGGAGACCGGGACGCCGGCGGGCGCGCTGCTGGCGGGCGCCGAGAGCGGGGAAGCGCGCGAGGCCACCCGCGACCTGCTCAGCTTCATCGACTCCGCGTCTAGCAACATCAAGCTGGCCCTGGACAAGCCCGGCAAGTCGAAGCGGAAGGTGAACCACCGCAAGTACCTGCAGAAGCAGATCAAGCGCTGCAGTGGCCTCATGGGCGCCGCGCCCCCGGGCCCGCCCTCCCCAGGCGCCGCCGACACGCCCGCCAAGCGGCCGCTCGCCGGCGCCGCCGCCGGCGCCCAGACGGTTCCGGTCCCGGCCCACGGCAAGGCGGCTCCCCGGCGGGAGGCGTCGCAGGCCGCGGCGGCCGCCAGCCTGCAAAGCCGGAGCCTGGCCGCGCTCTTCGACTCGCTGCGCCACGTCCCTGGGGGCGCCGATCCGGCCGGGGCTGCGGAGGCGGCGCCCGCTGCCGGGCTCGTGGGCGGGGACGCGGCCGGCTCCGCGGGCGGCCCGGCGGTCCCCGGCGCCAGGAAGGTCCCGCTGCGGGCCCGCAACCTGCCGCCGTCCTTCTTCACCGAGCCGTCCcggccgggcggcggcggcggcgggtgcGGCCCGTCGGTGCCCGGCGTGAGCCTGGGCGACTTGGAGAAGGGCTCAGAGGCCGCCGAGTTCTTCGAGCTTCTGGGGCCCGACTACGGCGCGGGCACCGAAGCGGGTGCCTTACTTGGCGCGGAGCCTCTCGATGTGTTCCCCGCCGGGGCCGCCGTCCTGCGGGGACCCCCGGAGCTGGAGCCCGGCCTGTTTGAGCCCCAGCCCGCGATGGTGGGGAGCCTACTGTACCCCGAGCCCTGGAGCGCCCCGGGCGGCCCCGCGACCAAGAAGCCGCCCCTGCCCGCGCCCCGCGGTGGCTTGACCTTGAACGAGCCCTTGCGCTCCGTGTACCCCGCTGCCGCGGACTCTCCGGGCGGGGACGACGGGCCCGGCCTCTTGGCCTCGTTCGCCCCCTTCTTCTCAGACTGCGCTCTGCccccggcgccgccgccgccgccccaaCAGGTGTCCTACGACTACAGCGCGGGCTACAGCCGCACGGCGTTCGCCGGCCTTTGGAGGCCCGACGGGGCTTGGGAAGGGGCGCCCGGGGAGGAGGGGGCGCCCCGGGATTGA